The following proteins come from a genomic window of Populus nigra chromosome 6, ddPopNigr1.1, whole genome shotgun sequence:
- the LOC133697451 gene encoding ACT domain-containing protein ACR9-like, whose amino-acid sequence MGIPADDVVLIQQGNSPHDPTIVTVNCPDKSGLGCDLCRIILEFGLHITRADVQTDGKWCYIVLWVVQLQHSNLLRLDWDSLKNRLLRVSPPCLTPLYYDQKLNGSSAAPSVYLLKFCCVDRKGLLHDVTEVLTELEFTIQRLKVMTTPDGKVVDLFFITDGRELLHTKKRRDDTCRYLCDVFREYCIGCELQLAGPECDTQRNLSSLPLVVAEELFSCELSEKESCMQALRTATTSPKKAIVTVDNLLSPAHTLLQIQCVDQKGLFYDILRISKDLNIQVAYGRFSSSIKGYRNMDLFVQQTDGKKILDPKLLDNLCSRLKEEMLHPLRVIITNRGPDTELLVANPVELCGKGRPRVFYDVTLALKKLGICIFSAEIGRHSTQDRQWEVYRFLLVENGEFPLASGQARNQMAAGIRRTLMGW is encoded by the exons ATGGGAATTCCCGCCGACGATGTCGTTTTGATACAACAAGGTAACAGCCCTCATGACCCCACCATCGTCACCGTCAATTGCCCTGACAAGTCTGGACTTGGATGTGATCTCTGCAGAATAATTCTCGAGTTTGGGCTGCACATTACTCGTGCAG ATGTTCAAACGGATGGAAAGTGGTGTTACATAGTATTATGGGTGGTTCAACTTCAACATTCAAATTTGCTTAGACTTGATTGGGATAGCTTGAAAAACCGGCTCTTGAGAGTGTCTCCTCCGTGTTTGACTCCCCTTTATTATGATCAGAAACTGAATGGTTCCTCGGCTGCTCCTTCTGTATATCTGTTGAAGTTTTGCTGTGTTGACCGGAAAGGATTATTACATG ATGTTACTGAAGTTCTAACTGAGCTTGAATTTACAATTCAAAGACTGAAAGTGATGACAACACCAGATGGGAAAGTTGTAGACTTGTTCTTCATTACAGATGGAAG GGAGCTCTTACACACGAAAAAAAGGCGAGATGACACGTGTCGATATTTGTGTGATGTCTTCAGAGAATATTGTATTGGGTGTGAACTTCAGTTGGCAGGTCCTGAATGTGATACTCAGCGGAATTTATCTTCCCTCCCTTTGGTAGTTGCAGAAGAATTGTTTAGTTGTGAGCTGTCAGAAAAGGAATCCTGTATGCAAGCACTTAGGACGGCTACAACATCACCAAAGAAGGCCATCGTTACAGTGGATAATCTTTTGAGCCCAGCTCATACATTGCTTCAAATACAATGTGTTGATCAAAAAGGTCTATTTTATGACATCTTGAGAATTTCAAAGGACCTGAATATCCAG GTAGCTTATGGAAGATTCTCGTCTAGCATAAAAGGATACCGTAACATGGATCTATTTGTTCAGCAAACAGACGGGAAGAAGATATTGGATCCTAAGCTTCTAGACAATCTTTGTTCTCGATTGAAGGAGGAGATGCTTCATCCATTGCGAGTGATCATTACCAACAGAGGCCCAGATACCGAGCTCTTAGTTGCTAACCCTGTTGAGTTATGTGGCAAGGGAAGACCGCGTGTATTTTATGATGTTACTTTAGCTCTGAAAAAGCTGGGAATATGCATTTTTTCG GCTGAAATCGGAAGGCACTCAACTCAGGATCGCCAGTGGGAAGTCTACAGATTCCTCTTGGTTGAAAATGGTGAATTTCCATTAGCAAGTGGTCAAGCCAGAAATCAAATGGCAGCCGGAATTAGAAGAACATTAATGGGCTGGTAG
- the LOC133696374 gene encoding ATP synthase small subunit 6, mitochondrial-like: MRKFDPWPVFFRREWNRNWPFLVGFAITGTLITKFSLSLTEEDAKNSPFVQRHKR, encoded by the exons ATGAGGAAGTTCGATCCATGGCCAGTTTTCTTCAGGAGAGAATGGAACCGTAACTGGCCTTTCCTTGTCGGCTTTGCCATCACTGGCACTCTTATCACCAAATTTTCTCTCAGCCTGACCG AGGAGGATGCGAAGAATTCTCCATTTGTGCAGAGGCACAAAAGGTAA